Proteins encoded by one window of Marixanthomonas sp. SCSIO 43207:
- a CDS encoding LexA family transcriptional regulator, protein MERKLPIEAKRFKKVREELKYTQHSFAELLEIGSTTADIERGKTKITGKVVTKLLSQFGINPLWLFGESFTQYLEINQANVNPKVITVDSNDQETILLVNQKAAAGYPHNIQDVEYYDSLPAFNIPLPQYRNATYRGFQVEGDSMMPSIRPNEWVLGKAVSNINEANDSLIYIIVLHDSVLVKKLQKIANNPSKVRLISLNPDYLPIDVEVKNIQELWQVNSKLSFNIDEPSETTLFKQLQQSMEELKGQIKSLKD, encoded by the coding sequence ATGGAACGAAAACTACCCATTGAAGCAAAGCGCTTTAAGAAAGTAAGAGAAGAACTTAAATACACACAGCATTCTTTTGCTGAACTTTTGGAAATAGGTTCTACCACAGCAGACATTGAAAGAGGGAAAACCAAAATCACCGGAAAAGTTGTTACTAAGCTTTTAAGTCAATTTGGTATTAATCCTCTTTGGTTATTTGGTGAAAGCTTTACTCAATACCTTGAGATTAATCAAGCCAATGTAAACCCCAAAGTCATTACAGTAGACTCAAATGATCAAGAAACCATTTTATTAGTAAATCAAAAGGCAGCCGCGGGATACCCTCACAATATTCAAGATGTTGAGTATTATGATTCTCTCCCGGCGTTTAATATTCCGTTACCGCAATATCGCAATGCTACTTATCGAGGATTTCAGGTTGAAGGAGATAGTATGATGCCTTCTATTCGTCCCAATGAATGGGTTTTGGGAAAAGCAGTTTCAAACATCAATGAAGCCAATGATAGCTTAATCTATATCATCGTATTACATGATTCAGTATTGGTTAAAAAACTACAGAAAATAGCAAATAATCCCTCCAAAGTTCGTCTTATCTCTCTTAACCCAGACTATCTTCCTATTGATGTTGAAGTAAAAAATATTCAAGAGTTGTGGCAGGTAAACAGTAAACTAAGCTTTAATATTGATGAACCGTCTGAAACAACTCTTTTTAAGCAATTACAACAATCAATGGAAGAGTTAAAAGGTCAAATAAAAAGCCTTAAAGATTAA
- the mreC gene encoding rod shape-determining protein MreC, with protein sequence MQQIIFFFIRNKNFLLFGILFLFSIYLTIQTHSFHNGKYVSSANFLSGNVFSAKSNVTGYFGLENENERLIEENKRLRTQLSTFNSERDSLKIDSNNISPDFIFRSARIINNTYSKTKNYLTLKKGKKDSIKIDMGVISSKGIIGIVNATSENFSTVQSILNTNSQINARLKKSSHFGSLTWDTKKPNIVQLIDIPRLAPVAVGDTIVTGGKSTIFPEGILIGTVDSFNLEEDANYYDLQVKLFNDMTNLKHVYIIENMNKEEILQLENEVENAE encoded by the coding sequence ATGCAACAGATAATCTTTTTCTTTATACGGAATAAAAATTTCCTGTTGTTTGGTATTTTATTCCTCTTCTCAATTTACCTCACTATACAAACACACAGCTTTCACAACGGAAAGTATGTAAGTTCGGCTAATTTTTTAAGCGGAAATGTTTTTAGTGCAAAAAGTAATGTTACCGGATATTTTGGATTAGAAAACGAAAATGAACGTCTCATTGAAGAAAATAAACGCCTTAGAACACAACTAAGTACCTTTAATTCAGAAAGAGATTCTTTAAAAATTGATAGCAACAATATATCACCAGATTTCATCTTCAGAAGTGCGAGAATAATTAACAACACGTATTCAAAAACCAAAAACTACCTTACCCTGAAGAAAGGAAAAAAGGATAGTATAAAGATTGATATGGGTGTTATTTCTTCAAAAGGAATAATTGGTATAGTAAACGCCACTTCAGAAAACTTTTCTACAGTGCAATCTATTTTAAACACCAACAGCCAAATTAACGCACGATTAAAAAAATCTAGTCACTTTGGTTCTCTTACTTGGGATACTAAAAAACCAAATATTGTTCAATTAATTGATATACCAAGACTAGCTCCTGTTGCTGTAGGCGACACAATCGTTACAGGCGGAAAATCAACAATTTTTCCTGAAGGAATTTTAATAGGTACTGTTGATTCTTTTAATCTGGAAGAAGATGCAAATTATTATGACCTTCAAGTAAAACTGTTTAATGATATGACCAATTTAAAACACGTTTATATCATTGAAAATATGAACAAAGAAGAAATCCTTCAACTGGAAAATGAAGTAGAGAATGCAGAATAA
- the rodA gene encoding rod shape-determining protein RodA produces MAVGKSLVKLDWLTIFLYFALIAIGWVNIYSASLDDSATSFWDFDQIYTKQLIWIFLSVVLIIFILAIEAKFYERFSSIIYLASLLSLVGLFFFGKTISGATSWYSFGGVGLQPSEFAKAATALALSKFLTDIQTDIYVFKDQLKAFMIILLPALLIVPQPDPGSALIYAAFIFPLYREGLHFVYLLLGFFAAALFISTLAFGFWWVIVGVILIAAFIFFRRRKKRPSIFKYSVIVLACIGFSLSVNYIFNNIFEQRHRDRFNIVLGKETDSKGIGYNTNQSEIAIGSGRWLGKGWTEGTQTKGKFVPEQHTDYIFSTVGEEWGFIGSMVVLLLYVGLIVRLLFLAERQKNPFSRVYGYSVASILFFHFFVNVGMVTGLLPTVGIPLPFFSYGGSGLWGFTILLFIFIRLDGANSYYGI; encoded by the coding sequence ATGGCTGTAGGAAAGAGCTTGGTAAAGCTAGATTGGCTTACTATTTTTCTATATTTTGCTTTAATCGCCATTGGTTGGGTTAATATCTACTCTGCTTCATTAGATGATAGCGCTACTAGCTTTTGGGACTTTGACCAAATTTACACCAAGCAATTAATCTGGATATTTTTAAGCGTAGTACTCATCATATTTATTTTAGCAATTGAAGCTAAGTTTTATGAACGCTTTTCCAGTATTATTTACCTAGCGTCTCTGTTATCCCTAGTAGGTCTATTTTTCTTTGGCAAAACCATATCTGGAGCGACATCATGGTATTCATTTGGCGGTGTTGGTTTGCAGCCAAGTGAATTTGCAAAAGCTGCTACAGCATTAGCATTGTCAAAATTTTTAACAGACATACAGACCGATATATATGTTTTTAAAGACCAGTTAAAAGCATTTATGATAATCCTATTGCCAGCACTACTTATTGTACCTCAGCCAGACCCTGGAAGTGCTTTAATCTATGCAGCATTTATTTTTCCATTATACAGAGAAGGACTTCATTTTGTTTATTTATTACTAGGTTTTTTTGCAGCCGCTCTTTTCATATCTACATTAGCTTTTGGTTTTTGGTGGGTGATTGTAGGAGTAATACTCATTGCTGCATTTATTTTCTTCAGAAGAAGAAAAAAACGTCCTAGCATATTCAAATATTCGGTTATTGTATTGGCTTGTATTGGGTTTTCTCTTTCGGTAAATTATATATTTAATAACATATTTGAGCAGCGCCATAGAGACCGTTTTAATATCGTTTTGGGTAAAGAAACAGATTCAAAAGGTATTGGCTATAACACCAACCAAAGTGAAATTGCCATTGGTAGCGGAAGATGGTTAGGAAAAGGCTGGACAGAAGGCACACAAACTAAAGGCAAGTTTGTTCCTGAGCAACATACAGATTATATTTTTAGTACCGTAGGTGAAGAGTGGGGCTTTATTGGTAGTATGGTCGTGCTACTACTGTACGTAGGCCTAATTGTAAGGTTATTATTTTTAGCTGAAAGACAAAAAAACCCATTTAGTAGAGTGTATGGGTATAGTGTAGCCTCTATCCTTTTCTTTCATTTTTTTGTAAATGTAGGTATGGTAACAGGGCTTTTACCCACCGTTGGTATACCGCTACCGTTTTTTAGCTATGGCGGCTCCGGTTTATGGGGTTTTACCATCTTACTCTTTATCTTTATTAGATTGGATGGAGCAAATTCTTATTACGGAATTTAA
- the mrdA gene encoding penicillin-binding protein 2: MRKLLLIVVVLITGVVFAGRLFYLQVYDTSFQQLSQNNAVKVLYDYPQRGYIFDRNGELLVSNQPSYDVMVIPREVKPLDTTEFCKLLKITKGRFDTILQKAKVYSPRLPSVVIPQLTKSEYAFLSEKMYKYEGFYIQKRSLRDYQVEHSANVLGYIAEVNQRIIKENPYYQMGELIGKQGVELQYEDVLRGVKGVKYIQKDRFNRDIGPFNNGIFDTLPKKGKDLQLTIDSELQKYGEQLMINKRGGIVALQPKTGEILSLVTAPNYDPGLLVGRERSENFTRLWYDTIAKPLFDRGLQGEYPPGSPFKTLTALIGMQEGVIDTEERIACHGGYFYGRGRKLGCHHHPSPLSMTAGIANSCNAYFCTVYRRSIEKYDTPQIGIDNWERHLESFGLGHYLGYDLPSGRPGKIPDSDLYNRVYRYPEYKWYATATISNAIGQGEVLMTPIQMANFTATIANRGWYYTPHVIKGIGEKDSIPKEYTKKHMTTIDPKHFEPVVEGMHEVYTRGTASHIGVPGIEICGKTGTAENYIRIDGKRMQLTDHSIFVAFAPKDDPKIAIAVFVENGYWGSRWAGRIAGLMIEKYIKGEITRKDMENFVLNGSLEEEYAKPYSGEPFKINK, from the coding sequence ATGCGTAAATTATTATTAATTGTTGTTGTATTGATTACCGGAGTAGTGTTTGCCGGAAGATTATTTTATCTTCAGGTTTATGACACTTCATTTCAACAATTATCACAAAACAATGCTGTAAAAGTTCTTTATGATTATCCGCAACGTGGTTATATTTTTGATAGAAATGGAGAATTACTGGTGTCAAATCAGCCTTCGTATGATGTCATGGTTATTCCAAGAGAGGTAAAACCACTTGACACAACCGAATTCTGTAAACTATTAAAGATAACCAAAGGCAGGTTTGATACTATTTTACAAAAAGCTAAAGTATACTCTCCTCGATTACCATCTGTTGTTATCCCGCAATTAACAAAATCTGAATATGCATTTCTTTCAGAAAAAATGTATAAATATGAAGGGTTTTACATTCAAAAGCGATCTCTTAGAGATTACCAAGTAGAACATTCTGCCAATGTATTGGGTTATATTGCTGAAGTAAACCAAAGAATCATCAAAGAAAACCCTTATTACCAAATGGGTGAGTTAATTGGTAAACAAGGAGTTGAACTACAATATGAAGATGTTTTACGAGGAGTAAAAGGTGTAAAATACATTCAAAAAGATCGATTTAATAGAGATATTGGCCCTTTTAATAACGGAATTTTTGACACGCTTCCCAAAAAAGGAAAAGATCTACAGTTAACCATAGATTCTGAATTGCAAAAATATGGTGAACAATTAATGATAAACAAACGTGGCGGTATTGTTGCTCTTCAACCCAAAACAGGTGAGATATTAAGCTTAGTTACAGCACCAAACTATGACCCCGGTTTGCTGGTAGGAAGAGAACGCTCAGAAAACTTTACTCGGCTTTGGTATGATACTATTGCAAAACCACTTTTTGATAGAGGCTTGCAAGGCGAATATCCTCCGGGTTCTCCTTTTAAAACGCTTACAGCCTTGATTGGTATGCAAGAAGGTGTGATTGACACTGAAGAACGTATTGCTTGTCACGGTGGCTATTTTTATGGTAGAGGCAGAAAATTAGGCTGTCACCACCACCCAAGCCCTTTATCTATGACTGCCGGAATTGCAAATTCTTGTAACGCCTATTTCTGTACCGTTTATAGACGGTCTATTGAAAAATATGACACCCCACAAATAGGGATTGATAATTGGGAGCGTCACCTTGAAAGTTTTGGCTTGGGACATTATTTAGGATATGATTTACCAAGCGGTAGACCTGGAAAAATCCCTGATTCAGATTTGTATAATAGAGTTTACAGATACCCTGAATATAAATGGTATGCAACAGCTACTATATCAAACGCTATTGGGCAAGGAGAAGTGTTAATGACACCTATACAAATGGCAAACTTTACTGCTACAATTGCAAATAGAGGTTGGTACTATACACCACACGTTATAAAAGGGATAGGCGAAAAAGACAGTATACCAAAAGAATACACAAAAAAACATATGACTACTATTGATCCAAAGCATTTTGAACCAGTAGTTGAAGGTATGCACGAAGTTTATACCCGAGGTACAGCTTCACACATTGGTGTTCCCGGTATTGAAATTTGTGGAAAAACAGGAACTGCAGAAAATTACATACGCATCGACGGAAAAAGGATGCAATTAACAGATCATTCTATATTTGTTGCCTTTGCTCCTAAAGATGATCCTAAAATTGCAATTGCTGTATTTGTTGAAAATGGCTATTGGGGTTCTAGATGGGCAGGACGAATTGCAGGTTTGATGATTGAAAAATATATAAAAGGAGAAATCACCCGAAAAGACATGGAAAACTTTGTACTCAACGGAAGTCTAGAAGAAGAATACGCAAAACCGTACAGCGGTGAACCTTTTAAAATAAATAAATAA
- a CDS encoding rod shape-determining protein MreD, translating to MQNNAILINVVRFILLILIQVLLLNHINFLGYINPYVYILFILLFPLNGNKGLLIFLSFVLGLTVDIFGDSGGVHAAASVFIAYIRPWILKFSFGISYEHNNIKINKTSLAQRFTYVSVMVLLHHIILFWLEVFSVSHILLILKSTLFSGIFSIILLMSFLTLFSRKN from the coding sequence ATGCAGAATAACGCGATATTGATAAATGTAGTAAGGTTTATTCTCCTTATTTTAATTCAGGTTTTACTATTAAATCACATTAATTTTTTAGGGTACATCAATCCCTATGTTTACATCTTATTTATTTTACTTTTTCCGCTTAACGGAAACAAAGGATTACTTATTTTTTTAAGTTTTGTATTGGGTCTTACTGTAGATATTTTTGGTGATTCGGGAGGTGTTCACGCAGCAGCTTCTGTGTTTATTGCGTATATACGTCCTTGGATTTTAAAATTTTCATTTGGCATAAGTTATGAGCACAACAATATAAAGATTAACAAAACCTCACTTGCACAACGTTTTACATATGTTTCGGTTATGGTTTTGTTACATCATATCATTTTATTCTGGTTAGAAGTTTTTAGTGTTTCGCACATACTTTTAATACTAAAATCTACGTTATTTTCAGGAATATTTAGTATAATTCTATTAATGAGCTTTCTAACCTTATTCAGCCGAAAAAATTAA
- a CDS encoding DNA/RNA non-specific endonuclease, translated as MSRKLIYPLLIILVTVGLFYAEKYVDKQNESYPDMSQETVEAYSEFNSDYLPSSTYNTVIKHKYYTLSYAEPFEQAEWVAYELSKNHVVNNNYKRPYYITDRKVSTGSADWRNYKNSGYDRGHLCAAADREFSENAYHETFLTSNISPQNHEFNAGIWNRLEQKTRSWAKKFDGVHVVTGGVLKKGLLTIGDEEVAVPEHFYKIIVDYSQGNHRAIAFLIPNQATSDSYYAYAVTIDDVERHTGIDFFSNLPNSIEKPLEAKLDVNYWKNY; from the coding sequence ATGTCTAGAAAACTTATATATCCTTTATTGATAATATTAGTAACTGTAGGTTTGTTTTATGCTGAAAAATATGTGGATAAGCAGAATGAGTCTTATCCAGATATGAGTCAAGAAACAGTTGAAGCGTATTCAGAATTTAATTCAGATTATTTACCAAGCTCAACTTACAATACTGTAATTAAGCATAAATACTACACCTTGTCATATGCTGAACCTTTTGAACAGGCAGAATGGGTTGCTTATGAGTTAAGTAAAAACCACGTTGTAAACAACAACTATAAAAGGCCTTATTATATAACAGATAGAAAAGTAAGCACAGGTTCTGCAGATTGGCGTAATTATAAAAACTCAGGTTATGATAGAGGACATTTATGCGCAGCAGCAGACAGAGAGTTTTCAGAAAATGCCTATCACGAAACCTTTTTAACCAGTAATATAAGTCCGCAAAATCATGAGTTTAATGCCGGTATTTGGAACCGTCTGGAACAGAAAACACGCAGTTGGGCAAAAAAGTTTGATGGCGTACATGTAGTTACCGGAGGAGTTTTAAAAAAAGGGTTATTAACCATCGGTGATGAAGAGGTTGCAGTTCCAGAACATTTTTATAAAATTATTGTAGACTATTCACAAGGAAATCACAGAGCGATTGCTTTTTTAATTCCTAATCAAGCTACGAGTGATTCATACTATGCATACGCCGTCACCATTGATGACGTAGAGAGACATACAGGAATTGATTTCTTTTCAAACTTACCCAACTCTATAGAAAAACCTCTCGAAGCAAAACTTGATGTGAATTATTGGAAAAACTATTAA
- the mutS gene encoding DNA mismatch repair protein MutS, with protein sequence MAKKVTPLMKQYNAIKAKHPDALLLFRVGDFYETFGEDAVKSAKILNITLTARNNGGDRTELAGFPHHSLNTYLPKLVKAGCRVAICDQLEDPKQTKKIVKRGVTELVTPGVALNDDILQSKSNNFLAALHFSSNTKKEIGIAFLDVSTGEFLTSEGNAEYIDKLLQNFNPSEILFSKQKRKYFSEAFGDQYHTFHLEDWVYQIDYASETLNKHFNTKNLKGFGIDHLENGIIAAGAVLHYLDETQHNKLQHITKIARIAEEEYVWMDRFTIRNLELYHSTQQNAVTLLDVMDKTISPMGGRLLKRWMALPLKNTETINRRHEVVSYLLDNKKVLTRAQQHLKKMGDLERLISKVATGKINPREVIQLKNSLEAVIPIKNEALQAENESLQILGEQIHECESLRNKIKETLVEEAPVNILKGNAIAEGFSEELDELRSIANGGKEYLDNMLEREAKRTGITSLKIASNNVFGYYIEVRNTHKDKVPEEWIRKQTLVSAERYITEELKEYEAKILGAEEKIITLEQNLFGKLVEWMLQFIGSVQQNASLIAELDCLCSFAVQAASHKYKRPLLDDSFDLDIKEGRHPVIEQQLPLDSPYIANDVFLDRENQQIIMITGPNMSGKSAILRQTALIVLLAQMGSFVPAEAVRMGCVDKIFTRVGASDNISMGESTFMVEMNETASILNNISERSLVLLDEIGRGTSTYDGISIAWAISEYLHEHPSRAKTLFATHYHELNEMTETFDRVKNYNVSVKELKDNVLFLRKLVPGGSHHSFGIHVAKMAGMPQAVINRSNKILKRLERSHSSEELTEEMKQLSKEEMQLSFFKLDDPLLEELREEILDIDIDTLTPVEALMKLNEIKRMLQRNASVKIKK encoded by the coding sequence ATGGCGAAGAAAGTAACTCCTTTGATGAAACAATACAATGCGATTAAAGCAAAACACCCAGATGCTTTATTGCTGTTTCGTGTAGGTGATTTTTATGAAACTTTTGGTGAAGACGCCGTGAAATCTGCCAAAATATTAAACATCACACTTACTGCCAGAAATAATGGAGGAGATCGTACCGAGTTAGCTGGTTTTCCACACCATTCTTTAAACACCTATTTACCTAAACTAGTTAAAGCCGGTTGTAGAGTAGCTATTTGTGATCAGCTAGAAGACCCCAAACAAACCAAGAAGATAGTAAAACGAGGTGTGACCGAACTGGTAACCCCTGGAGTAGCGCTTAACGATGATATTTTACAATCCAAATCAAATAACTTTTTGGCTGCGTTACATTTTTCTTCAAATACCAAAAAAGAAATCGGGATTGCCTTTTTAGATGTTTCTACGGGTGAGTTTTTAACCTCAGAAGGTAATGCAGAGTATATTGACAAATTACTCCAAAATTTTAATCCTTCAGAAATTCTTTTCAGTAAACAAAAACGCAAGTATTTTTCTGAAGCCTTTGGCGATCAATATCACACCTTTCATCTAGAAGATTGGGTATATCAAATTGATTATGCTTCTGAAACTTTAAATAAACATTTCAATACTAAAAATTTAAAGGGTTTTGGCATTGATCATCTAGAAAATGGAATTATAGCCGCAGGTGCTGTATTGCATTATTTAGATGAAACGCAACATAACAAACTGCAACATATTACCAAAATAGCTCGCATTGCCGAAGAAGAATACGTTTGGATGGACCGTTTTACAATTCGCAATCTAGAACTGTATCACTCAACACAGCAAAATGCGGTAACCTTACTTGATGTAATGGATAAAACTATTTCGCCTATGGGTGGTAGATTGTTGAAACGTTGGATGGCATTGCCACTTAAAAATACCGAAACTATCAATCGTCGTCACGAAGTAGTCAGTTATTTGCTTGACAACAAAAAGGTTTTAACCCGTGCACAACAACATTTGAAGAAAATGGGCGATCTAGAGCGCCTTATTTCAAAAGTAGCAACCGGTAAAATTAACCCTAGGGAAGTGATTCAGCTTAAAAACTCTCTAGAAGCTGTTATTCCGATAAAAAATGAAGCATTACAAGCTGAAAATGAATCACTGCAAATACTGGGAGAACAAATACACGAATGCGAATCTCTTAGAAACAAAATAAAAGAAACCCTTGTTGAAGAGGCTCCCGTAAACATTTTAAAAGGAAACGCAATTGCAGAAGGTTTTTCTGAAGAGCTTGACGAGCTTAGAAGCATTGCCAACGGTGGAAAGGAATACCTTGACAATATGCTGGAGCGTGAAGCAAAACGCACCGGGATAACCTCCTTAAAGATAGCTTCAAATAATGTGTTTGGGTATTATATTGAAGTAAGAAACACTCATAAAGATAAAGTTCCTGAAGAGTGGATAAGAAAACAAACACTCGTAAGTGCAGAACGGTACATCACCGAAGAATTAAAAGAGTATGAAGCCAAAATATTAGGTGCTGAAGAAAAAATAATAACACTTGAACAAAACTTATTTGGCAAACTAGTAGAGTGGATGCTTCAGTTTATTGGTTCGGTACAGCAAAATGCTTCTTTGATAGCCGAGCTGGATTGCTTGTGTTCTTTTGCAGTACAAGCAGCTTCTCATAAATACAAACGCCCTTTACTTGATGATAGTTTTGATTTAGATATAAAAGAAGGTCGTCATCCTGTTATTGAACAGCAATTACCGCTCGATAGCCCTTATATTGCTAATGATGTTTTTTTAGATCGGGAAAACCAGCAAATCATCATGATTACAGGTCCCAATATGAGTGGTAAATCTGCTATTTTACGTCAAACAGCATTAATAGTTTTACTGGCTCAAATGGGAAGTTTTGTTCCTGCAGAAGCTGTGCGAATGGGGTGTGTAGATAAAATTTTCACACGAGTAGGAGCGAGCGATAATATTTCAATGGGTGAAAGTACCTTTATGGTTGAGATGAATGAAACGGCTAGTATTTTGAATAATATTTCAGAAAGAAGTTTGGTGCTTTTAGATGAAATAGGTCGTGGAACCAGTACCTATGACGGTATATCAATAGCTTGGGCCATTAGTGAATATTTGCACGAGCACCCTTCTCGTGCCAAAACATTGTTTGCTACTCATTATCATGAATTAAATGAAATGACAGAAACTTTTGACCGAGTAAAAAATTATAATGTTTCGGTAAAAGAATTAAAAGACAACGTACTTTTCCTTCGGAAGCTAGTTCCAGGCGGTTCACATCACAGTTTTGGTATACATGTAGCAAAAATGGCCGGGATGCCTCAAGCTGTCATTAATCGATCCAATAAAATATTAAAACGCCTAGAACGCTCACATTCTTCTGAAGAATTAACTGAAGAAATGAAACAGCTTTCAAAAGAAGAAATGCAATTAAGTTTCTTTAAACTTGATGATCCTCTATTGGAAGAATTGAGAGAAGAAATATTAGACATTGATATTGATACTCTTACACCTGTTGAGGCTTTAATGAAGCTAAATGAAATTAAACGAATGTTACAGCGAAATGCTTCAGTTAAAATAAAGAAATAA